One genomic window of Anaerofustis stercorihominis DSM 17244 includes the following:
- a CDS encoding YjiH family protein, giving the protein MENNTTTKVVYDPDMPSNELDNITFKKDKFLKSLIRLIICSVIGILVFFVSVPHNGDSEIIFSIVYNWLIGLMGNFAYWVIALIVGGNLFAHIYYKYIKKGKCTSTFAGVYENDTILHTILYSLGFIYVFLYAMKMNIAGFVGPEFIVGDATGGSVVPPIVLGVLGIIIVGAVFMPFLLNYGILEIVGALLEPFMRPLFKVPGKAALDAVASFVSSSSLGVLITNRLWKKNAYTDKEMVAIMTGFSAVSIGFAYLVINTANLGHLFLKIYAISFVLVFIMEIIMVRIPPISRKKNVYYNGREQSEAERKDGAKASLSIFKTGFSRAVKRAGIANGVATDIKLSVMDSLLILPQVLTMLSAIGVSALILAEYTPVFQWLGNIFKPLLLICQVPDVSLIAPSIPVGIAEMFLPVLVMGTKITLISEPARVFVTLVSIVQIIFFSETATVMLATKSPIKFWEIIVCFLERTVIAIPLAAIVIHLFF; this is encoded by the coding sequence ATGGAAAATAATACAACAACAAAAGTAGTCTATGATCCGGACATGCCTTCAAATGAGCTGGATAATATAACATTTAAAAAAGATAAATTTCTAAAAAGTCTTATAAGACTCATCATTTGCTCTGTTATAGGTATACTGGTATTCTTTGTGTCTGTTCCTCATAACGGAGACAGTGAAATCATATTTAGTATAGTTTATAACTGGCTTATAGGGCTAATGGGTAATTTTGCATACTGGGTAATCGCATTAATAGTAGGAGGAAACCTATTTGCTCATATTTATTATAAGTACATAAAAAAGGGCAAATGTACATCCACATTTGCTGGAGTATATGAAAATGATACTATACTTCATACTATCCTATACTCTTTAGGGTTTATATATGTATTCTTATACGCGATGAAAATGAACATCGCCGGTTTCGTCGGTCCCGAATTCATCGTTGGAGACGCAACGGGCGGAAGTGTTGTACCCCCTATCGTTCTCGGTGTACTCGGGATTATCATAGTGGGAGCGGTATTCATGCCTTTCTTACTTAACTACGGAATACTTGAAATAGTAGGAGCATTATTGGAGCCTTTCATGAGACCTTTATTCAAAGTCCCGGGAAAAGCAGCACTTGATGCAGTAGCTTCATTCGTAAGCTCCTCATCTTTAGGCGTTCTCATTACAAACAGACTTTGGAAGAAAAATGCCTATACAGATAAAGAAATGGTTGCGATAATGACGGGCTTTAGTGCCGTCAGTATAGGTTTTGCATACCTTGTTATAAATACCGCAAACCTAGGACACTTATTCTTAAAGATATACGCAATCAGCTTCGTGCTTGTTTTCATTATGGAAATCATCATGGTTCGTATACCTCCTATCTCAAGAAAGAAAAATGTTTATTACAACGGAAGAGAACAAAGCGAGGCAGAAAGAAAAGACGGTGCCAAAGCAAGCCTTTCAATATTCAAAACAGGTTTCAGCCGTGCCGTAAAAAGAGCAGGCATAGCAAACGGCGTAGCAACTGACATAAAACTCAGTGTAATGGACAGTTTGCTGATACTGCCTCAAGTCCTTACCATGCTTTCCGCTATTGGTGTATCGGCATTGATTTTAGCGGAGTACACTCCTGTATTTCAGTGGCTTGGTAATATATTTAAACCATTACTGCTGATATGTCAGGTTCCGGATGTTTCCTTGATTGCACCTTCTATCCCTGTTGGTATCGCGGAAATGTTCTTACCCGTACTTGTTATGGGAACAAAAATAACACTAATCAGCGAGCCTGCAAGAGTATTTGTTACACTTGTATCTATAGTACAAATCATATTTTTCTCGGAAACCGCAACGGTTATGCTTGCAACTAAATCTCCGATTAAATTTTGGGAAATAATAGTTTGTTTCTTGGAAAGAACTGTTATTGCAATACCTCTTGCGGCAATCGTTATTCATTTATTCTTTTAA
- the speB gene encoding agmatinase, which translates to MSEVKQPASALSSPRFCNMGTFMRMDKVDSAKGLDFAIAGAPFDTASSFRSGSRFGPNAIRNISAMMKPNNVLMQVNIMDGLQGGDIGDFPVIPGYIHPTYKAIEEGVKGIIDEDAVPIVLGGDHSITLAELRAVAKKHGPVALVHFDSHSDLCDEVFGEKYNHGTPFRRALEEGLIDPSHSIQIGMRGSLYDPDEHKMAAELGMLLIPGHKVREMGSKKLLETALERVGDKPCFLTFDIDFVDPAYAPGTGTPEVGGFTSWESLEMVRGLKDLNFIGMDLVEVLPAYDHGEITAYLGANIVFEFLSILATKKK; encoded by the coding sequence ATGTCAGAAGTAAAACAACCCGCAAGTGCCCTATCATCACCTAGATTTTGTAATATGGGGACTTTTATGAGAATGGATAAAGTGGACAGTGCAAAAGGTCTTGACTTTGCGATTGCAGGTGCACCTTTTGATACCGCGAGCTCATTCCGTTCAGGATCAAGATTTGGACCAAATGCAATCCGTAACATCTCTGCAATGATGAAACCTAATAATGTATTGATGCAAGTTAATATCATGGACGGTCTACAAGGAGGAGATATCGGTGACTTCCCTGTCATTCCCGGATATATCCATCCTACTTATAAAGCGATTGAAGAAGGAGTAAAAGGAATAATAGACGAAGACGCTGTTCCTATAGTGCTCGGAGGAGACCATTCCATAACTTTAGCGGAACTTCGTGCAGTAGCTAAAAAACATGGTCCCGTGGCATTGGTTCATTTCGATTCTCATTCGGATTTATGTGATGAAGTATTCGGAGAAAAATATAACCACGGAACACCTTTCAGAAGAGCATTGGAAGAAGGTTTGATCGACCCTTCACATTCCATTCAAATCGGTATGAGAGGTTCGTTATATGACCCTGATGAACATAAAATGGCTGCAGAACTTGGGATGTTATTGATTCCGGGACACAAAGTTAGAGAAATGGGAAGTAAAAAATTACTTGAAACAGCTCTTGAAAGAGTTGGAGATAAACCTTGCTTCTTAACATTCGATATCGACTTTGTAGACCCTGCATATGCTCCCGGTACGGGAACACCCGAAGTAGGCGGCTTTACTTCTTGGGAATCTCTTGAAATGGTAAGAGGGCTTAAAGACCTTAACTTTATCGGAATGGATTTGGTTGAAGTTCTACCTGCTTACGACCATGGAGAAATCACAGCTTATCTTGGTGCAAATATAGTATTTGAATTCTTGTCAATTCTAGCAACAAAGAAAAAATAG
- a CDS encoding DapH/DapD/GlmU-related protein encodes MKKDVFKMLRNAERVDLHADYFKPAVDEMMRTRCLCFDVNNIRPDGDINSIFEEIFNDSMDTKRILTPFQLDFGNQTKLGKGVFINHSFVGSAAGGIIIDDDVQIAPKVTILTVNHDHYERNICICKTVHIKKGAWIGSESTILPGVTIGENAIVGAGSVVTKDVPDNCAVVGNPAKIIKKLD; translated from the coding sequence ATGAAAAAAGATGTATTTAAAATGTTAAGAAATGCAGAAAGAGTTGATTTACATGCAGATTATTTTAAACCTGCTGTAGATGAAATGATGAGAACAAGATGTTTATGTTTTGATGTTAATAATATTAGACCCGATGGTGATATAAATTCTATATTTGAAGAAATATTCAATGATTCTATGGATACCAAAAGAATCCTAACACCATTTCAGCTTGATTTCGGAAATCAAACCAAATTAGGAAAGGGCGTATTTATCAATCATAGTTTTGTCGGTTCAGCTGCCGGCGGGATAATCATAGACGACGATGTTCAAATAGCACCGAAAGTAACAATATTGACAGTAAACCATGACCATTATGAAAGAAATATTTGTATATGCAAAACCGTACATATCAAAAAAGGTGCATGGATCGGTTCAGAGAGTACTATATTACCCGGTGTCACAATCGGAGAAAATGCAATAGTAGGTGCGGGCTCGGTTGTAACAAAAGATGTTCCGGATAATTGTGCGGTTGTTGGAAACCCTGCAAAAATAATTAAAAAATTAGATTAA